The following coding sequences lie in one Candidatus Binatia bacterium genomic window:
- a CDS encoding glycine--tRNA ligase: protein MEKVVNLAKRRGFAFQSSEVYGGLASCWDYGPVGVELKRNVKEAWWRDMVLTRSDIVGIDCAILMHPRVWEASGHVQGFTDPLVDCKKCKTRFRADHIDEARCPEKPSKRPGECGGELTEARQFNLMFRTFMGPVEDTASTVFMRPETAQGIFVNFLNVMNSSRQRIPFGIAQIGKSFRNEITPGNFLFRTREFEQMEMEFFVRPGEDDRWYDYWKAQRLAWYHALGIRSENLRLREHAADELAHYAKGCVDVEYRFPFGWSELEGIANRTDFDLKRHTEFSGKDLSYFEEETRERFVPFVIEPAAGADRATLAFLVDAYDEDVAEGEERVVLRFQPRLAPVKAAVLPLLRKAGQPEKALELRDLLGKRFPVQYDQAGSIGRRYRRQDEIGTPYCITVDHQTMQDSTVTVRDRDTMQQERIPIDRLVDELTRRIAG, encoded by the coding sequence TTTCAATCGAGCGAGGTGTACGGCGGTCTGGCCAGCTGCTGGGACTACGGGCCGGTGGGTGTCGAGCTGAAGCGCAACGTCAAGGAGGCGTGGTGGCGGGACATGGTGCTGACGCGATCCGATATCGTCGGCATCGATTGCGCCATCCTTATGCATCCCCGCGTCTGGGAGGCTTCCGGCCACGTGCAGGGATTTACCGACCCGCTGGTGGATTGCAAGAAGTGCAAGACGCGCTTTCGAGCCGACCACATCGACGAGGCCCGCTGCCCGGAGAAACCCAGCAAGCGGCCGGGCGAGTGCGGCGGCGAACTGACCGAGGCGCGCCAGTTCAATCTGATGTTCAGGACGTTCATGGGCCCGGTCGAGGATACCGCCAGCACGGTGTTCATGCGGCCGGAAACCGCGCAGGGGATCTTCGTGAACTTCCTCAATGTCATGAACTCCTCCCGGCAACGGATTCCGTTCGGGATCGCGCAGATCGGCAAGTCTTTTCGCAACGAGATCACCCCCGGCAATTTCCTGTTCCGCACCCGCGAGTTCGAGCAAATGGAGATGGAGTTCTTCGTCCGTCCGGGCGAGGACGACAGGTGGTACGACTACTGGAAGGCCCAGCGCCTCGCCTGGTACCACGCTCTCGGTATTCGCAGCGAGAACCTGCGCCTGCGGGAGCACGCGGCCGACGAACTGGCGCACTACGCCAAGGGCTGCGTCGACGTCGAGTACCGGTTTCCGTTCGGCTGGTCGGAGCTGGAAGGCATTGCCAATCGTACCGACTTCGATCTGAAGCGGCACACCGAGTTCAGCGGCAAGGACCTGAGCTATTTCGAGGAGGAGACGCGCGAGCGTTTCGTGCCCTTCGTGATCGAGCCGGCCGCCGGTGCGGATCGCGCGACTCTGGCCTTCCTGGTGGACGCCTACGACGAGGACGTGGCCGAGGGCGAGGAGCGCGTCGTGTTGCGGTTCCAACCGCGCCTCGCACCCGTCAAGGCCGCCGTGCTGCCACTGCTGCGCAAGGCCGGCCAACCGGAGAAGGCGCTCGAGTTGCGCGACCTGCTCGGAAAAAGATTTCCCGTGCAATACGACCAGGCCGGATCGATCGGACGGCGCTACCGCCGTCAGGACGAGATCGGTACGCCGTACTGCATTACCGTGGATCACCAGACCATGCAGGACAGCACGGTGACGGTGCGCGACCGCGACACGATGCAACAGGAGCGCATCCCGATCGACCGTCTGGTCGACGAGCTGACCCGCCGGATCGCCGGCTGA